Within Quercus lobata isolate SW786 chromosome 5, ValleyOak3.0 Primary Assembly, whole genome shotgun sequence, the genomic segment GCAGTAACACCATGGTCCAACTCTGTTCCACAATCTCCTGTGAATATCCCACTTGAGTAAAACTGCATGGCTGCTCCACTGGCATCAATTGCTACAGAAATCGGTTGATGGGTCACTGCATTGAGCAGTGCCTTCTCATTGTTGACAGGCACATCTTCATAGCCTGTGATCCTGGCGGCAGGGAATTGTTCCTTGTTTCTGTTGCAACTTCCATCCACTTCCTTGTAGGGATAGTTTGCTTCACTTGTTAGGCCTTTGTTTTGCATTATAAATTTAAAGGCCTCATCCATTAGACCACCTTCACATCCATGGTCTTCACCTTTGGTGTCACAATCAACTAATTCTTGCTCTGAAAGAGAAACCAACTTCTTATGTGCAATTTGGTTAATCCCTTCCATGGCTGCAACCGCTGAAAATGCCCAGCAACATCCTAAATTCATGTCATAACAACACAAGGCTAGCTATATTAGAACATGGAATCCATGATATATATGTTCACTCATAAATTAGCACTCATCCTACAAGCTTAAATTATTAACAAATGgcaaaattaaacatttaaccattattctaacactttattttttaacctttttctAATAGTAGATAAAGCAAATAGAGTCTGAACTCAGACCACCTGCTCTTATACTACTACTTGTCCTAAtaataaagttgaaaaaaaaaaaaaaaaaaaccttaatttaatcatttaataaCTATTCTAACATACACATTATCTAAATAAAGATATTAACGACATGATATGTTAGTGTTACCACATTCTCCTTGGTCCTTAATAGGTGTAACGGCTCCTTTCTTTCTCCAATCAATACTAGGTGGCACTGCAGTCACATTTTCAAACTTAAATGGTGTCGTTGCACTTGCAGGCCAACGATTTTTGAAGGACTGTTTGTACCCATTGCGAGAGGCCCGGAATTCTTTGTGAGTTCGATCTGCAAATGCATTGATGCTCACCTTGTAAGAACGATTTCCAGCACTGTTGAAAGATTCTATGAACTCAACATTGTCCTTGAATATCTCGAAACGCCTTTCCTTCTCTGCATTGTCCTTATAAGTGCGTCCATAAACAGCAATCCATTGCTCATGCCTCTCTATCATGGAAGCGTCATGGAGCGTGCGGGAAGTCACTTGGCAAGCCCATATAAACACCAGTGATAGGAAGAACAATCCCTTTCCAGGTGTCAAAGCCATTCTTTACAGCATGAAAAAACTAGCTTAAATTTGTGTTGACAGTACTTATGGATGTGATTTTAGAAGACAAAAAGTGAACAAGCAGGTACAATCTAGCACAGGGAAAAGTGGGTACGTATATATAGAGGAAAATGTGATTTGTTGGTGGGTTGGATATATATTAACTCATTCACGGGTGTGCCTGAAATTTAGTGATGACTTAGACAACTAGGTTGAGCTCTCTTAAGGCCGCTCTGTTTGGTGTTTTGATCCGGGCAAAGATTGGGTCCATTACTGTTGTATGCTAGACTTACTGAGATATAAACACGTGATAAGCATTTGTCCAAtaactctcttcttttttttctttttctttttcttttttaaggaaAAGTATCCCAATAAATCAAGTGTACAGAGCActtcactttaatatattttaaatatatcaaaGTCATTCTTTTGATTATTCATGGGTTTGCTAGTGCCGCCATTGGGCTCCTAATTTATCTCCGATAGAGAACCAAATTTGcttttactatatattttgactTAATTAGTTGGATGAATTTCAGCTTCCTTCCAAAGAATGTGTCCACTATTCTAGTTTGACTTTCAGCTTGTGCAAATCTATTTCCAGCAAAATGAAATgttaaatacttaaaattaaaGTTATAAATGAAATGCTAAATATAATTGATAACatcaacaattaaaatattaaattaataaattttttacttacatttttatttatatttaaaagttggcattttaatttgtaaaagttatgagaaaaaatttgtagtattcgttcttttttttaataataatttagtaTTCTTAATATCACTCGaattttttactcaaaaaaaaatatatatatatatatatagatatatatatatatatatatatatatctcactcGAATGcaatagaaaaattcaaagaagTTTAGATTATGAAGTCATTTTTGTCTTGGTTACTTAGTTACTATCCTTAATATCTCTTTGATAATTAACCATGTCATTTGGGGGAAAATGTCATTTAAAATGGTCCACGCTAGAGattatttcactttttaataAACGAAATCAATTTTCAGTCAAAAGCTATCGAGGAAAATAAGAAAACTGATAATTTAGGGGCCGAACCAAGCCCAATgtggttagattttttttttttttttttttttttgagaatttggtcgccactaatttttttcttatttgactCTAGTGGGGTTAAATTTAGCCAAGCAAATATCTACATGTTGTGCATTTTTGCGCCAATCATATGGTATGGCAAgcttcttgaaaaaaaaaataggaatatgttaaaaatataaactattttacaatattttttataaattattaatgtgatGAGTAGTTACTAGTAAATGAAAAGGTGTTGTTAGTAATAAACCCAGATAAAATCCAGTAAAACTATATTAacacaatttgtaaaaaattgctgtaaaataatttatgactaTAGAgcattaataaataataataaaaattattagagAGATATTTATAAGTACACGTCACAATTGATGTGGTAATAGATCCAAATGTACACGAAAATTACTCAACAAATATTTACTAACACTAAACCCTATATAACAGCGACATGGTCAAAAATGCTCCCAGGTCTTAAGGGCTAAGGCTACGTTGCAGCTTGCTGCATGCCATACAATAACACAAGCGTGGATATTGGCTGTTGTCAGATCCATaccatttgctttctttgtctTTGAAAACGATTGCTGCCTCTCGATCCCTATTTTCGTGTATGTTCGTTTGCCAACGgtatattagtttttttctttttaaagaaaaaaaaaatagtttagggtaaaatactattttgatctttaaattttatcaaaattttatttttcatccatgattaaaaaaattcctaaactGCTATTAAGAAGTTCATCTTTTatccttaaattattgaaaatatttcactttttttctttgaactttAAAACTAATCTTCATTCAtctctatttttgtctctaaactatttaaaaaaaaaaaaaatttataaaatttaaggatatatgaaaaaaaaaaaaaaaaattgaaggtcTAGGAACAAAAATAtgcttttaataaaatttaaaaaccaaaatagtaGTTTACCCTTCAACTTATATAACTTtacaattcttaaaataaaataaaaaagtttataactttatatagtTATGCAAAGGTTTTTAGTCTTACAGCAATTTAAGTATAAGtgtgtataataataataataataacaataataataataatttgatagttagggATGAGAGGATTTGAATACAGCATTTCTCCATTGAAAGTACTAAGATTAGAAAGTGCCAACAAGTTATACTAtgagactatatatatatatatatatatatatatacactggCGGAGCCAGAGGGGGGCGAGGGGGGGCACCTGCCCCCCCTGACTtctcctaaaattttttagtaatAGTAGTCTAATGTAGTTACATTCTAacatggaggaaaaaaaattgaaaaaaaggaCTTTTACTTGGTTGAAAGTCACCGAACCATTGCTTTTGTCTTGTCCTACTACAACTTGAAcctatttcactattttttattttttattttatatcattatttacaccatttttaatatttatgatacTTTTTACAGCATTTTATTCTTGAATGATGttagagatattacaaattttactacttatATCTTACAAATTGGCatgtcaccaatcacaaaaaataatttctaacatttatttattatattttttaagtaacacTAATCACATTCTTACtccatcaatttataaattttttagtagctatgaattggttatttttgtttatttattttaataatatgaaatatattcatatttgcttacaactgtttatttattttgttattattgttggttaatattttttagattaatttcacttttaatatcatcttttaattttgccccCTTTAGACTAAAATTCTGCCTCCACcactgtgtatatatatatatatatatatatatatataattaatgtttGTTAAGGGGTGGTTTTACATGCAAATCAGTGTGCTAACTAAAACTAACTGGATCTGAATCTTCTAAAGTTTTTAAGGTACTCTACCACTATATATACCATATAGAGTTATTTTAATCttaaccttttattttataataaatggcttaaattatgaaatatcattaattcaatttttttttaatccttaaaaTATGAGTGACACATTAGCtattatgaaaaacaaattgatgcatcagattttaaatcattaattaattttagatttacaaaaatatatatataaaaaccgCAAATCTTTATCGttgtctctctcctctattcTCACCGCGGTCATCATGGTATTTCACAATCTCGTATAAGGCAACGAATCACATCTACGTTTTCTATTACGGCATTATAACGAATAGAGATTGCAAAGCAAAATTTGCAAACCCAAATGAAGATTGCAAAACAAAACTGCTTTGGGTTACAATGGTAAAAGTACTGGATCATTGAAAAGATGAAGTTTAAAGTAGAGAACTAAAACATTATCAACCACAAAGCAACCAAGGACGTTGTGGGGAACCAAACTACGTTGCTACAATTTAGCTTTGAAAACCTTGGAGAGAAAAATTAGACTTTGAGAGAGTTTCTAGAGCTTCCGTCATTAGAAATATGAAAGCTAGTTGATAACATAGTTGTCAAAATGTAAATCGTATCAtgaatcaatttttaatttttctgtaACGTATATCGtacacttaataaaatttataaaaaatcataaatatacatatataaagggtatattcattataaattttgaatatattcaactaatgactaattttttcatcacttatgtaataatatttaaaaagctaactaaataaatcaaactagcatgTGTTTCTAACATACACATCcaaattacttaaattcaaaagtgataatatattgcaaataacccaaaaataataatttattttcatcatactACCTAATCAACCTCATCTAAGTCAATTCTATCatcatgtttataattttgcaaacttatttcttcattaaaattttcttcatcatcattcgtcattaacatttactatctcttcttgttctttttattttataaaatttttataaaaaatttttttggcattctagtttcttggacttataagaataataataaaaataaaaatttatgttgtcaattaatattttattcatagtatataaaataaatttgtaaatattaaagtgaagGATAAGTGCATACTGTGTAATCCAattgtaagagagagaagaaaaaaaaattatgaatatgttattttagttGACTGAattaagtaaactaataattttatgttaaaaacaagtctaacaacttgttagattcaaataaaagtacaaattttaacaaaaagtctcattttaaagtatttgtctatgtatcgtacgatacatacGATTTTACAATATGATACGATATGATTCATACAATACAAATTTGTTTATGTATCATACGATTCATGAACACTTATGATATGCCAATACGATACGGAACTTTTTACACACAAtacgatactgacaactatggTTGATAATGAACAAAGATTGAAAGGTCTAGACCTGGTTTCTAGGtctgttttttttaaaaataataataaaattaaattataatttaaaatatgatatgtcaatttgtttttcattatagGTGATGTGTCACTCATGCTTTAAggatatttttaataaattaatgatgtGGCATCATCTATaccatttattatatataaaatgaatggttgaaattaaaaaaactcaatgTAGTAAAATACTCTAAAAACTCCAGAAAATCTAGATCCATGTTTAAGCCATTGCATTAACTCTTTTGGTGTACAATTGTACAAGCTTGTGGTTGtgattctaataaaaaaaaaaaaaaaaaagcttgtgaTTGTGATAGTGACTTTGCAGGAACCGAAAGGAATTACATCATATAACAATAATGATCAATATCTTTTAGAATTTTTAGGGAACTCTTCCATGTAGAGTTTATTAAATCATTGATTGCTctgttcctcaaaaaaattattaaaaaaaaaatcagtgatTGCTCTTTTAGAATAAATGGTCCAAATAATGTTATGTCATTAATCCACGAACAAAATTCCTAAAATAATGgtttttaaaaactataaatatacGTTCTTAATGTCTATAAGTATATGTTATAATTGATAAGGGAGTTGCTATAAGTTCCTCTACAATTATCTTTGAAATTCCGCTTAAGCTTAATGTTGGTGACCTTTGATTTTCTTGAGttgtttttaaaaaccaaaattttaaggattttgttaatgaattGAAGACATTGTATAATCCGGACCATTTATTATAAACGAAATGACACGACAAAAGAAATCGTATGAGATAGTGAATTCCCTATGAGCTGTGAAGGATTCAGCAAAACCTACATAGAAGCACGCAGGCCAGAGGTTTAACAGCTTTCAACAGCTAGTCAGAATGAGAATGTGCTATAAGGAATTAATTTGTTTTGACATattgaaaagataaataaaaagttagcAAGTGGAATATTCATACATGAAGGAAATCAAACTACAggaacacacatatata encodes:
- the LOC115992398 gene encoding senescence-specific cysteine protease SAG39-like, whose amino-acid sequence is MALTPGKGLFFLSLVFIWACQVTSRTLHDASMIERHEQWIAVYGRTYKDNAEKERRFEIFKDNVEFIESFNSAGNRSYKVSINAFADRTHKEFRASRNGYKQSFKNRWPASATTPFKFENVTAVPPSIDWRKKGAVTPIKDQGECGCCWAFSAVAAMEGINQIAHKKLVSLSEQELVDCDTKGEDHGCEGGLMDEAFKFIMQNKGLTSEANYPYKEVDGSCNRNKEQFPAARITGYEDVPVNNEKALLNAVTHQPISVAIDASGAAMQFYSSGIFTGDCGTELDHGVTAVGYGITAQGTKYWLVKNSWGTSWGEDGYIRMERDTRAKEGLCGIAKDPSYPTA